A stretch of the Vigna radiata var. radiata cultivar VC1973A chromosome 9, Vradiata_ver6, whole genome shotgun sequence genome encodes the following:
- the LOC106773225 gene encoding uncharacterized protein LOC106773225, which translates to MEANQKKRMLEITVVSGENIRLDRNSVSEVCVVVRAESLNCCRTKMVNGNDGVHAWNEKLVLEVPSYARSVTFEVQCKKYKEARPVGVARIALSDLVSVKNDSVLSENVPQSFCYGLRGWDGRRNGVINFSVKMVDNLCLETEQEKDVKMVNSTGIEREVTGFRMNPNKSNRVVIGIPVNWFAKLLKVEG; encoded by the coding sequence ATGGAGGCAAACCAGAAAAAACGCATGTTGGAGATCACCGTTGTGTCGGGAGAAAACATAAGACTGGATCGAAATTCAGTTTCCGAGGTCTGTGTTGTTGTTCGTGCTGAGTCTTTGAACTGTTGCAGGACCAAAATGGTGAATGGAAATGATGGAGTGCATGCATGGAATGAGAAATTGGTGTTGGAGGTTCCTTCGTATGCAAGGTCTGTTACGTTTGAGGTGCAATGCAAGAAATACAAAGAAGCTCGTCCTGTCGGAGTAGCAAGGATTGCTCTTTCGGATTTAGTTAGTGTCAAAAATGACAGTGTTTTGTCTGAAAATGTTCCTCAAAGTTTTTGCTATGGTTTAAGGGGCTGGGATGGTCGACGGAACGGAGTTATTAATTTCTCAGTGAAGATGGTGGATAATTTGTGTTTAGAAACGGAGCAAGAGAAAGACGTAAAGATGGTGAACTCTACAGGAATTGAAAGGGAAGTTACAGGATTTCGTATGAACCCTAACAAATCAAATCGTGTTGTCATTGGCATTCCAGTTAATTGGTTTGCTAAACTTTTGAAGGTTGAGGgttga
- the LOC106773938 gene encoding uncharacterized protein LOC106773938, with amino-acid sequence MGTVLEITVICCENLRVKEDPYVVVRAESLKCCTTKMAKDSGATERSLFSWNERLMVGMPLHARSITFEVQSNSFKALRPVGVARISLSDFLTPENSMQVFSYRLRDWEGKRNGVIYFAVRVAVPEPVKGMVVSKNSGDEFVEIEQSDEVVVGVPLWWN; translated from the coding sequence ATGGGTACAGTGTTAGAGATCACAGTTATATGTTGTGAAAACCTTCGCGTGAAGGAGGACCCCTACGTGGTGGTTCGAGCAGAGTCGTTAAAGTGTTGCACCACCAAGATGGCCAAAGACAGTGGCGCCACCGAAAGGAGTCTGTTTTCGTGGAACGAGAGATTGATGGTGGGCATGCCTTTGCATGCACGCTCCATCACGTTCGAGGTTCAAAGCAACAGCTTCAAGGCTCTTCGACCTGTTGGGGTCGCCAGAATCTCACTTTCCGATTTTCTTACGCCGGAAAATTCTATGCAAGTGTTTAGTTACCGCTTGAGGGACTGGGAAGGGAAGAGAAACGGGGTGATCTATTTCGCGGTTAGAGTGGCGGTTCCGGAACCGGTGAAGGGTATGGTGGTGAGTAAGAATTCCGGTGATGAGTTCGTGGAAATTGAACAGTCTGATGAAGTTGTTGTTGGTGTTCCACTTTGGTGGAACTAA